Part of the Chloroflexota bacterium genome is shown below.
CTGGCGCTGCCGGGCCTGTGGTGGGTGCCCACAGGCGTAGGCGTGATGGTGCTGGGTTTTCAGTACCTGGACCCGGAATTTGCGCCCGACCCGCAGGTGGTCAACGTCGGGATTGGCTTTCTTGCTGTGGGGTTGGTGCTGCTGGTGTGGCGGCTGCTGGTCCCCGAAACGACCTCTGCGAACTGAACTAAAATTCGTAACTGTTCAGCCTCGGCAAGGAGAAACCGCAGATTTCGCAGATTCCGCAGGAAAAAATCCACCGATCTCACAGATTGAGGTTGAGAAACGCCGCCCGTTTCTGTCCCTTGGCGCCCTTGGCGTCACCTCTTTGCGCCTTGGCGTTAACTTCTTGGCGCCCTTGGCGTTAAAACTCAAACAACCGGGGGCGATATTGCAGCGCCTCGGCAATGTGCTGGGGCAGGATGGCTTCGCTGGCTTCCAGATCGGCAATGGTGCGAGCAACCTTGAGCACACGGTGGTACCCCCGCGCCGAAAGCGCCATTTGCTGCATGGCGTGTTTGAGCAGGTTTTGCCCGGTTTCGTCCACCCGGCAAAAGCGGCGGATTTCCGCGGGGCCCATATCGGCGTTGCTTTGCTTGCCCACGGAAGCCAGCCGCTGCCGTTGCCGCGCGCGGGCGGCTTCCACCCGCTGCTGGATGGCTTCCGAAGGCTCGCCGCGGCGGTCGGCGCTCAGTTTTTCGTAATCCACCCGCGGTACCTCAATGTGAATGTCAATGCGGTCGAGCAGCGGCCCCGAAATGCGCTTGCGGTAGCGGGCGATTTCCCCCGTGGAGCAGGTGCAAGCGCGCACCGGGTCGCCGTAGTAGCCGCACGGGCAGGGGTTCATGGCCGCGACCAGCATGAAGTTGGCGGGAAAGGTGAGGGTGCCCTGGGCGCGGCTGATGGTCACGATGTGGTCCTCCAGGGGCTGGCGGAGCACTTCCAGCACCCGGCGGTCGAATTCCGGCAGTTCGTCGAGGAAGAGCACGCCGCGGTGGGCTAAGGAAACCTCGCCCGGGTGGGGAATGTTGCCGCCGCCCACCAACCCGGCGTGGGAAATGGTGTGGTGGGGGGCGCGGAATGGCCGCTGGGTGACCAGGGGCGTTTCGGCGGGCAGCAGGTCGGCGACGGAGTAGATGCGGGTGACATCCAGCGCCTCGTCAATGGTCAGGCGGGGCAAAATGCCGGGGAGCGCACGCGCCAGCAGGGTTTTGCCGGACCCCGGCGGCCCCATCATCAGCAGGTTGTGCCCGCCCGCGGCGGCGACTTCCAGCGCCCGCTTGGCGTGTTCCTGCCCCTTGATTTCGCTGAAATCCACCAGCCCCTGCGCGGGCGGCAGGTCGGTGAGGTGGATGGGCGGCTGAGGGGCGATGGGCTGGCCACCGGTAAGGTGATCTACCAGCGCGGCGAGGGACGCCACGGGGAAAACTTCGATTTCGGGGATGAGCGCGGCCTCGGCGGCATCGGCCGCGGGCACGAACAGCCGCCGGAAGCCGTGTTCGCGCGCCGCGGCGGCAATGGGCAGTACCCCACGGACGTGCCGCACCGTGCCCTCCAGCGAGAGTTCGCCGACCACGAGGGCATCGTCCAACGCGCCGGGCGGCAGGTGGCCGTCGGCGGCCAACACGCCGAGGGCGATGGGCAGGTCGTACATCGTGCCCACCTTGCGCACCGAAGCAGGGGCCAGGTTGATGGTCAGGCGGCGGCGCGGCATGGCAAAGCCGCTGTTGCGCAGCGCAGCCTGTACCCGCTCGCGGCTTTCCTGCACCGCGGCGTCGGGCAGCCCCACGATGACCATCGCGGGCATCCCGCGGGCGGTGTCCACTTCAACTTCCACAATGACGCCGTCTAACCCCACGACGGCACAGGAAAAGATGCGGGAGAGCATGGGAGGAATAAGGGAATGAGGAGTTTAAGGAATTAGGGATGCGGGATTAGGGCGGGGTTTCCTCATGCGATTTCCACTGCCTCATCCAAAATTCTCTTTCCGATACGGGGCTTCAAGGCACTTTGCATGACCAAATCCACTTTGACGCCTAAGGCGTCGGAAATCTCGTATTCCATCGCCATGAATTGAAGCAGCGAGGGCGGTTGGTCAAATGTAACCAGTAAATCCAGATCGCTAAGGCGGTCGGCTTCACCGCGCACGTAGGAGCCGAAAACCGCCAATGATTGGACGTGATATTGCTCACGCAACTGCGGGAGCATTTCGCGAAGCCGCGCTCGAATTTCAGTAAGGGTCAAGGATTGTTGCCGTTGCTCGCTCATATTTCCATTATACAGGAAACCCTGCATTGTGCTGCCCTTTACTGCTCCCCTTTCCACCCCTCCATCTCATCCCAATTCTTCCCCACCTTCGCATCTGTCACTAACGGCACGGCGAGGCGGTAGGCGTTCCCCATTTCGCTTTGCACCGCGCGGGCGACGTCGCTCAGGGCGTCCTCCGGCACTTCCAGCATCAGTTCGTCATGCACCTGCAGCAGCATTTTGGCGGGCAGGCCGTCACGCTTCAGCCGCTCGGCCACCCGCAGCATGGCCAGTTTCATGATGTCCGCCGCGGTGCCCTGGATGGGCGCGTTGATGGCTTCCCGCTCGGCACGCAGGCGGGCGTTGCGGTTGGCCGGCTTTTGCAATTCGGGGAAGTAGCGCCGCCGCCCTAACAGCGTTTCCACATAGCCCTGTTCAGCGGCTTTGCGGCGGGTTTCTTCAATGTAGCGCTTTACGCCGGGGAAGCGCTTGAAGTAGGCTTCCACGAAGTTTTCGGCTTCGGCTAAGGTGAGGTCGGTGGTGCGGGTGAGACCGAAGGGGCTCATGCCGTAAATCAGGCCAAAGTTGATGGCCTTGGCGTGGCGGCGCATCTGCGGGGTGACGGCTTCCAGCGGCACGCCGTAGATGGCCGCCGCGGTCGCAGCGTGGATGTCTTGCCCGGCCTGGAAGGCGGCAATCATGGCCTCGTCGCCCGAAATGTGTGCCACGATGCGCAGTTCCACCTGGGAATAGTCCACCGAAAGCAGCAGGTGACCTTCGGGTGCGACGAAAGCCCGCCGCACCCGCCGCCCCACCGGCGTGCGCACGGGGATGTTCTGCAGGTTGGGGTCGGAAGACGCAATCCGCCCGGTGACGGTGCCGGTCTGGTTGTAGGAGGTGTGCACCCGTCCGGTTTCAGGGTTGACCTGCTGGGGCAAGGCGTCCACATAGGTGGATTTGATTTTCGCCAGTTCGCGGTGTTCCAGCACCCAATCCACCACCGGGTGCTGGCCGCGCAGGGCTTCCAGCACGCTGGCCGAGGTGGAATAGTGGCCGCTCTTGGTCTTGCGGGTGCGGTCGGGCGGCTCCAGCCCCAGAGTTTCAAACAAAATTTTGGAAAGTTGCTGGGTGGAGTTGATGTTGAAACGCTGCCCCACGGCCTGGTAAATTTTCTCTTCCAGCGCGTGCAACTGGTCGGCGAGTTCCTGCGACATGCGGGCGAGGAAATCGGTATCCACCAGAATGCCGTTCATCTCCATGCGCGCCAGCACGGGCACTAAGGGCATCTCAATTTCCCGGAACAGCCGCCAGCCGTTGCGCTCGCGGACGTCGGCTTCCAGCAGGGGCATCAGGCGCAGGGTCATCACCGCATCGGCGGCGGCGTAGGGCGCGGCCTTTGCCACCGGCACCTCGGCCATGCTGATTTGCTTCTTGCCTTTGCCGATGAGTTCGCTGATGTCGGTCATTTCCACACCGAGGCGCGTCCAGGCCAGGTTTTTCAGCCCCAAATTGTGGGAAGCCGGGTCGCGCACCCACTCGGCAATCATGGTGTCGAAGGCGGGCGTGCTCATGGGCAGGCCGTGGCGTGCCAGAATCACCAGGTCGTATTTGATGTTGTGCCCCACCTTCGCCACCTGCGGGTCGGCCAGGAAGGGGGCGAGGGCGGCGCGCACGGTTTCCCACGGCAGTTGGGCTTCGCCGGTGCGGTGGCCGATGGGAATGTAGAAACCTTCGCCCTCATCCACCGCGAGGGAAACGCCCACCAGGTCGGCGCGCATTTTGTCGGTGGCGGTGGTTTCGGTGTCGATGGCAATGGTGCGGGCGGCCTTCAGGCGGCGGGTGAGGGCTTGCAATGCTTCCGGGGAAGCCACCACGGTGGTGCGGAAGCCCAAATCGGGCGCGAGGGAAACCGGCGAAGGCGTGCCCGCGGCGGCCTGCCCGCCGAAGAGGGGAAGTTGCTGGGGTTCGGCGCTTTCCCCGCTCGCGGCCTGCTGCCATTCCCGCAGGCGTTTGAGCAGCGAGCGGAATTCCAGTTCGCGGAACAGGGCTTCCACCCCGCCTACCGCGTCGGGACGCGGCACGGCCTGCGCCAGATCCACCTGCACGTTCAGGTCGGTGCGGATGCGCGCCAGGTCGCGGCTCAGGTAGGCGTTGTCGCGGTCGGCTTCCAGTTTGCGGCGGATGCCGGGGGAAAGTTCGTCCAGGTGGGCGTAGATGCCGTCCAGGGTGTCGTATTTTTGCAGCAGTTTGGCCGCGGTCTTCTCGCCGATGCCGCGCACGCCGGGGATGTTGTCGGATTTGTCGCCCACCAGTGCCTTGAAATCCACAATCTGGTCGGGGCGCACGCCGTATTTGGCTTTCACCTTTTCGGGGGTGTAGTCGGTGCTGTCGGAAAGTTGGCGGCCAGGGAGGGAAACGATGATGCGGTCGTCGACCAGTTGCAGCAGGTCACGGTCGCCGGTAACGATTTTCACCCCCATGCCCTCGTTTTTGGCGAGACGTTTGGCCGCGCTGCCCAGCACATCGTCGGCTTCGTAGCCTTCCATTTCGAGGCGGGGAAAGCCAAAGGCGTCCACCAGTTGGCGGATGCGCGCCATCTGGGGCACCAGGTCTTCGGGCATTTTAGCGCGGGTGGCCTTGTATTCGGGGTAGATGTCGTCGCGGAAGGTGCGGCCGACATCGAAGGCCACGGCGAGGTAGTCGGGGCGGTCGGCTTCCAGCAAACGCAGCAGGATGCTGGCGAAGCCGTACACCGCGGCGGTGGGTTCGCCGGCGGACGTGCGCCAGCGGTCGCCGCCGGTGCCGCCCGCGGTGAGAGCAAAGTAGGCACGGTAGGCCAGGGCGTGGCCGTCGAGGAGGTAAATGGTGGGGGGCATAAGCGTCAGGAATTGCGAGTTAGGGAATTAGGAATGGCGGACGGGGCAGAAGTCAGGAAGTTAGGGGAAGTTAGGGAGTTAAGCCCTGGTGGCGGCGGGCGGCAGCGATGAAGGCCGCGATCGTATCGGCGGGGATGGGACGGTTTTGGCTCAGCAGCAGGTAGCCGGGGGCCCAAAAATCGCCGCTGATGTTGAGTTCGGCCAGGCGGGGGTAGGTCGCGAAAATGCGGCGGGAGGTTTCCCTGCGCACGGTGCGCAGCACTTCGGCAGGGGAGGTTTCGGGCGGGGTTTGCGCTATCCACTGCAGGTGATCGGCGCGCACAGCCAGATGCACCAACCGCCATCCCATCGCGGTAGCAATTTGCGGTAACCACTGACTCAGGTCACGCGCGAGGTCGCCGGCCAAGTGGTGCTGCGGAAAGCGGGGAATGAGCACGCAGGCATAGGCCACCGCAGCGTGAATGGGCAAAGCGGCTGGCAGGGTGGCTTCCGGCGGATCGGAAGGCTGCGGCTGCAAAGGCGACGAAGCAGCAGGGAGGGGGGCTTCAGCCACTTCCACCCCGGGCGTCACAGGGGCCACAGCATCCTGAGGAGCAGGCGGCGCAGCGGGCGGCGGCGGTGTTGGCGGCTCTGGCGGGGGCACCTCATCGAAGAGCGGCTCGTAGGCTTCGGGCGGCAAGTCGCCCCCCACCGCTTCAGCCGGGGCCGATTCGGCAGCCGGGACCACTGTGCTTTCCGCGGGCGGCGCAGCCACCAGAGGCTCATCAGGCAACGGCAGTGCATCTTCCGGCAGGGGGAGCGGTTCAAGGGGGCGCGCGGGCGGGGCTTCCGATGAAGCAGGGGTTTCGGTTTCTCCCGGCGGGCGGTCGCGGGTCAATGCCTCGGCCAGGTGCCCGGCCTGGGCACGGATGCGGCTAAAGGGCACGCGCACATCGAAAAGCATCGCCAAGACCAAATCGGCGGTCACGCCGGTGGCATAAAGCAGATAGTCTTGCTGCACCGCTTCCAGCCGCAAGAAGCGGACGAAATCCACCCCTTCCCCGGCCTCCCAATAATGGGCCGCGAGGCGGGCCAATTCTTCGGCCGCGGGCTGGGGCAGTTCACCCGCATAAGCCCATAACTGCCCGTCGGTCGTCACCAGGGCGGCAGCCTGGGCCGCGGTTTCCAGGCTCAGGCGGGTGAGGTACTGCGCCGCCATCGCTACATCGCTCAGCCACGGCGGACGCGGCGGCAGCGCACGAGCAGGCGGCGCAGCGGGCAGGGGGGCGGCCTCGCCAAACCACCCTGCCACCGCAGCGAGGAAATCGGGCAGGTAGAACGGCTTGGGAAGGGTCAAATCGGGGGCCAGCGCCGCCAAAGCAGGGGGGACAGTCGCTTCAGGGGCCAACAGCACCACCCGCAGGTCAGCATTGCGCTGCCGGAAGGCATCTGCACACGCGAGCACCTGCTCGGGTGGTGCCACATCGCCATCCACCACCAGCAGGGCCGGGGCTTCCTCCGCGGGGGTTGCCTCTACCGGAATCTCGCTCAGCACCGTCGCTTCCACACCTCGCGAGGCCAACGACTCCCGCAGGAGTTCGCCCAGCCCCGCTTGAGGCGTGAACACCACCGCACGCGTCATTTTAGCGCTTTCATCAGCGAAAGAAACTCTTTCCACTCTTCGGCAAAAAAGTGGACGGTCAGCGCGCCGAGTTCCAGATGATAGGTCACCTCGCCGTCCGGCTCTTCGGCCTTCCACACGAGGTAGTTCTTGGTCTCGGCCAGCACTTCGGTTTGAGGTTCGGGGAATTCACTCATCGTAGCCTCACAGGAAAAAGATAATCCGCATCACGAGCGAGCGCGGCGCAAACGGCGATAAAGCCGCCGCAACCATCCCACCAGCCCGCCCGTCAGCGAGTAAGGGGGCACCGTGTGCCAATCAGCCCACGGGTCCTGGTCGAACATTTTACGCATAATGTAATGCCCAAACAAGCGCAAGGAAGCCAGCGTCGGGGCGGCAAAAAGCAGGCCCAACACGCCAAACAGTTTCGCGCCCACCAAAGCCGTGACCAGCACCGCAGCCGGATGCACCCCCAGCGCCTCGCCAAGAATGCGGGGCGTGACGAAATTGTCAATAATGTTATCGCCCACGAACATACCGCCCACCGTGACCAGCGCCATTTGCCACGGCTGCAAGCCCCACGCCGCGGAGGGCTGGAACAAAATCACCAGGGCGGTAATGGTGTAAAGCACAAAGGGGCCAACATACGGCACGAAGCGCGCGATGGCCGCCAGCGAAGCCAGCACCAGGGTCATGGGGGCACCGACCACCGTCAACCACACCCACGCCCACACCATCGCAATCACTGCCACGGTCAACTGGCCGCGCAGGAAGGCATTCCAAATACGCCCGAGTTCTTTGCCCATGCGTTCCAGGTCGTGCTGATAACCCGGAATGCGGATGGTCACCAGGTTGGAAGACACCCGCCCCGATTCGGCCAGGAGGAAATACGAAGTCAGCCAGATGAAGGCCAGCCAACCCAACACCTGCAAGGTGGAAGCCGCCAGCCGGCTGACCAGCGTGCCCAATTGGCCGATGAGAGGCTGCACCGAGGTGAGCAGTTGCTGGTTGAGGGCATTGAAATCGTATTGGCGGAAATCGAGCACCCAGGGGCCGAAGGTGTAGGCATGGGTAGAAAGATATTGCAGCCAATGCGGCAGGTCGGTGAGCAGGAAATCTTGCACCACGCCATAAAGCCCTTCGGCCTGCTGCACCAGGGCAAACCCGCCCGCCGCCAGCAGCGCCAGCACCACCGCGGCCAGGAAAAGGTACACTACCGCCACCGCCGTGCGCCAGGAAACGCGCGTCCAGCGCGCGAGCATCGCCGCGAGGGGGTGCATCAGATAAGCCAGCATCAACGCCAGCACCAACGGGCCGATGAAATCGCGAAAGGCAATCAGCAAAGCCGCCAGGGCTGCAAACACACTCACCCCCACCACGATTTTGGTGGCAGGGCTCCACGGCGGCGAAGTGGGTGCGGGCGAAGGCTGCGTGGGCGCGGGCGAAGCAGCCGGCGCAGGCTCAGGTGCAGAGGGAGGCTGGGGGGCGGAGGAGTTCGCAGGGCTCATGGCATTCAACGGCGGCGCACGGGGCGGCGGTTTCGCCTCACGCGCCAGTTCAGGCGGCGCAAGACAGGCGTTTTCTGCCACCAGTGGGGGTCAGGTGCGGGCAACGGCTCGGAAACTTGCCCCGGGAAGGGATCGGCATCGATCAGATTGGCATAGACATACCGCCCCAACACCCGCAGCGAGGCGATGGTGGGGGCTGCCAAAGCAATGCCCAACACACCGCCGATGACCGCCCCCGCCACAATACCCAAAATGACCACCAACGGATGCAGCCGCACCCGCCGCCCGATGATGCGCGGAATGAGATAATTGGTATCTAACTGATCGAACAACACGTGCAACGCCGCAACCAGCAGCGCGAAAGCCCAATGGGGCATAGGCCACCATGTCGAACCAAAAAAGAAGGCTAACGTCGCCGCAATCGTCAGCCAGATGCCGTGCCCAATGCTGGGAAGGAACTCCAGCAGGCCCGCCAGCAAACCCATCGGCAACGCTCCCGGCAGGCCGATGATCAGCGCGAGGGTCGTGATGATGACCGTAACCACCAATGCCAGGGTGACCTGCCCTCGAAAAAAGGCCGACCATACCGCACCAATTTCCTCACGCAGGCGAATGTAATCGGCCAGGTAAGGCTGCGGCACCAGGCTTTCCATGTAAGCGCGCAACTGAGCGGCGTCTTTCACCAGGTAAAACGAAATCACCAGGATGAAGCCCGACCAGCCCAAAGTTGCCAGCACCCCCACGGCCACGTTCAACCCCTGCCCCAGCACCACCTGCGCCATGCTCTGCCAGGCGCCCTGCATCTGGGCAATCAGGGTCGTGCCGTCAACCGTGTGACCAAAAAAGGAAAGCGGCCGATTGAGGGCTTGCGTCGCCAGCGTCACCAGCGCTTCCAGTTTTGCGTTGAGCGCGGTGGCCTGGGAAGCCAGCAAAGGCACACCCACGGCCAGCAGCGCCGCCACCACCCCCAACAACAGCAAATAAACCAGCGCCGTCGCCCACCCCCGCCCCAAGGGTGTGCGCTGCTCAAGCCAACGCACCAGCGGTGAGATGACATAGGCCAACACCACCGCCAGCACCAACGGCGGGATGACCTCGCTGAAGCGGAAAAGCAGATAAACGGCAAAGGCCAGCAACACCATGCTGACCGTCCATTTGGTATGCGCGCTCCAGCGCGGCCTGGAACGAGGTGTTGTCGATTGCCGATGTCCAAATGCGGGCATGAAACGACCTCTCTAAAATCAGCAGCCCAGCCGATACTCTACCCCTTGGGGCGTCACACCGTCTATGTTGCCTTCATTATAGCATGAGTAAGCCCACCCACTCTGCAAGAAAAACCCCCGTTTTTCGCCGTCGCGCTCCCCCTCTCGCACCGCTGCTGCAGGAAGCCACGCCACGTGCGCGCGAAACACGTGCCAGGCGTCGCCCCTTCATCACGCCTTCCTCATAAGCTGCGCTTCACCATTCGCAATTGCTGTTGCTTTCCCCATTGAAGCAGGCGTCATAACCGCTGCCGCCGTTCAGCGTATCGGTGCCGCTGCCGCCATCCAAAATATCGTCACCGCCCTCGCCATAGATGATGTCATTCCCATTGCCTCCCCGCAAATAAGCGCGCCAGGGAATTCGGAAGAAGAAGAGATTGATCCACTCGCCTTCATCGCCGGAGCCGCCCAAAATGACGTCGTTCCCATCGCCGCCGTCGACATAATCGCGTCCCGCGCCCGCCACAATGCAGTCATCGCCCCCACCGCCATAAATCGTATTATCGCTCGCGTTGCCCAAAATCAAGTCATTGCCCGCTGTACCGGTGCCGCTGCTCGAAACGATGAGCACGTCGGCAAAGGCAATGCCATAACATTCCAGCGGCGCCAGTTGGGAAGCGGAAAGCGGAATAAAACCATCAGCGGCATACGTCGTCGGCACTGTGTTGGTCGCGGCATAGGAGCCCACCGCGCCCCACACGATGAGCAACAAAACCACCAAAGGAAGCAGTCGCCACAGGCGTTTACGCCGCAGGTGTCGCCTCATCATCTTCATCCTCCACCGCGGGCGCCCCAGCAGTTGAAGAGGGTTGCTCAAGCCCTGTTGCCGAAGAAGCCTTGACCCAATTCAGGAAAACTTCCACCACGCGGGGGTCATACCATTCCCCCGCCTTCTGGCGGAGGAAACTCGCTGCCGCGCTTTCCGGCCAGGCAGCCCGGTGAGGGCGGTTGTGGCGCAAAGCGTCCCAGGCATCGACCACGGCCAGGATACGCGCGCCCAACGGAATTTGTTCGCCGCGCAGGCCATCGGGGTAGCCGGAGCCATCCCAACGTTCGGTGCGGTGATAGGCAATGCGCAACGCGCCGGCCAGCGCCTCTACCGATTCAAAGCGCACGTTCAGCCGCAAAACATGCTCTCGCAAAATCCGCTTCTCTTCCTCGGTCAACGGCGCCGTTTTCTGCACAATCTCTGGGGGAATTTCTATCAAGCCCAAACCGTGCAACAAAGCGGCCAGCCGCAGGTCTCGCAAGGCAGGCTCAGAGAGACCCAACGCCTTTCCCAACGCGACGGCCAACCGCGCCACCCGCTGGGAATGCCCGGCATCGTGCACCACCTGGCTATCGACCGTCTGCGCCCACTCTTCCAACACGCTTTCGCACGCGCCGCCCACGGGGGCGGCCTTCCAGCGCAAAAAGCGCGGGCGAGGCAGCAGCGGCCGAGCATGCTGCGGCACACGCGCCTGCCCTTCAGCCCCATAATGATACACCACGTCAGGCGTCTTGAGCCAGAAGTGCACCTGCTCGCCTTCCCGCAAATGAAACACCGGCGCGCGGTGCAACGCCGCGAGCGAGGCCAAATCGGAAAGGCTCCCTACCTCGACGACCGGCAACGTGTGGTGCGGCAGCGCATCAAGGGGCACCGTCGTCACCCCGCCTATCAGGCGTATTTGGGCTACGGGGTCACCTTCCACCACCTGGTGCTCATAATACAACGCACCGCCCAGCAGCACTAACGCCAGCCCCCCTACCACCACAGAGACCGTGCGCGCCAGCGGCACCGGCACGTGCGCGCCCAAAATCAACAAGGTGTTGACACGAGGCACGGTGTGCACAATCGCGTTCTGCCGCACAATGTGTAAAGGGTCAGGCGCTTTCTCGCCCAGCGGCACACCGCCGGAGGTTTCCAGCACCAAGGCGTTGCCATTCCAACGAAAACGCAGCATCGGTTCAAAAGTTTCCTGGAACGCCTCACCGCCCACGGTGCCGTGGGTTTCAATGTGAGCCATCACGGCCAGCGTGTAAGTGCCACGGCGGCCTGTGATCTGCTCGAATTCATCGATGAAGCGGCGCATGTCTTCCAGGTGCAGCGTGGCCTGAGCGGTAAACGTGCCGTTTTGGAAAGCCGTGGGCTCCGTGAGGGGAAGGGTGCGCTTCCACCCCGTGGCGTCGCTTACCCGCGCCAACAAGCGGTAAGTGCCTTCCAACTGAAAAGGCGCCGCAGCAGTGAAGCGATAAGTGCACCCCACCGTAATCGTGCCCGTCAGTTGCGTAAAAATCGGTTCGCCGGGCTGCACCTGGGGCAGATCGTAAAGCCCTTCAGGGGCGCGCGCCGTGTACGAAAATGCCACCGTCTCAGTATAAGAAATCGGCTCCTGGGCTTGCACCACCTTGGGGCGGGTAAAAGCCACCACCCCCAACAACACCGCCAGCACCAGCAAAACGGCAAAGGCGATCATCCAATCGTAAAGGGTATCCCCTCGTGGCATCACAAAGTTTTCCTCTTCTTCATCCGGGCCCACCCGCAGCCAGTCGCCGAACAGCAACAGGCCGATCAATACGACCAACGCTGTGATAACCCACGGCGAGCGCAAGTGCCTGAGCACTTTCCCCACCGCCGGGATGCGGGCAGCATAACGCGCGAGCACTTCGTCAGGGCGGGGGTGGTAAGGGTCTTCCCAGGCGTTGTTATCGCCCTTGAAGCGAAAGCGCCCTTCAGCATCATAGCCCACAATGCGGTGGAAGACAAAACCAATGCGCGGGTGGCGGTAAATGGCAATATCGCCGGGCTGGTAAAAGGGGGCGCGGCGCGCCAGCACCAGATCGCCGACGTG
Proteins encoded:
- a CDS encoding ATP-binding protein, translated to MLSRIFSCAVVGLDGVIVEVEVDTARGMPAMVIVGLPDAAVQESRERVQAALRNSGFAMPRRRLTINLAPASVRKVGTMYDLPIALGVLAADGHLPPGALDDALVVGELSLEGTVRHVRGVLPIAAAAREHGFRRLFVPAADAAEAALIPEIEVFPVASLAALVDHLTGGQPIAPQPPIHLTDLPPAQGLVDFSEIKGQEHAKRALEVAAAGGHNLLMMGPPGSGKTLLARALPGILPRLTIDEALDVTRIYSVADLLPAETPLVTQRPFRAPHHTISHAGLVGGGNIPHPGEVSLAHRGVLFLDELPEFDRRVLEVLRQPLEDHIVTISRAQGTLTFPANFMLVAAMNPCPCGYYGDPVRACTCSTGEIARYRKRISGPLLDRIDIHIEVPRVDYEKLSADRRGEPSEAIQQRVEAARARQRQRLASVGKQSNADMGPAEIRRFCRVDETGQNLLKHAMQQMALSARGYHRVLKVARTIADLEASEAILPQHIAEALQYRPRLFEF
- a CDS encoding DNA polymerase III subunit beta, which gives rise to MSEQRQQSLTLTEIRARLREMLPQLREQYHVQSLAVFGSYVRGEADRLSDLDLLVTFDQPPSLLQFMAMEYEISDALGVKVDLVMQSALKPRIGKRILDEAVEIA
- the polA gene encoding DNA polymerase I; the encoded protein is MPPTIYLLDGHALAYRAYFALTAGGTGGDRWRTSAGEPTAAVYGFASILLRLLEADRPDYLAVAFDVGRTFRDDIYPEYKATRAKMPEDLVPQMARIRQLVDAFGFPRLEMEGYEADDVLGSAAKRLAKNEGMGVKIVTGDRDLLQLVDDRIIVSLPGRQLSDSTDYTPEKVKAKYGVRPDQIVDFKALVGDKSDNIPGVRGIGEKTAAKLLQKYDTLDGIYAHLDELSPGIRRKLEADRDNAYLSRDLARIRTDLNVQVDLAQAVPRPDAVGGVEALFRELEFRSLLKRLREWQQAASGESAEPQQLPLFGGQAAAGTPSPVSLAPDLGFRTTVVASPEALQALTRRLKAARTIAIDTETTATDKMRADLVGVSLAVDEGEGFYIPIGHRTGEAQLPWETVRAALAPFLADPQVAKVGHNIKYDLVILARHGLPMSTPAFDTMIAEWVRDPASHNLGLKNLAWTRLGVEMTDISELIGKGKKQISMAEVPVAKAAPYAAADAVMTLRLMPLLEADVRERNGWRLFREIEMPLVPVLARMEMNGILVDTDFLARMSQELADQLHALEEKIYQAVGQRFNINSTQQLSKILFETLGLEPPDRTRKTKSGHYSTSASVLEALRGQHPVVDWVLEHRELAKIKSTYVDALPQQVNPETGRVHTSYNQTGTVTGRIASSDPNLQNIPVRTPVGRRVRRAFVAPEGHLLLSVDYSQVELRIVAHISGDEAMIAAFQAGQDIHAATAAAIYGVPLEAVTPQMRRHAKAINFGLIYGMSPFGLTRTTDLTLAEAENFVEAYFKRFPGVKRYIEETRRKAAEQGYVETLLGRRRYFPELQKPANRNARLRAEREAINAPIQGTAADIMKLAMLRVAERLKRDGLPAKMLLQVHDELMLEVPEDALSDVARAVQSEMGNAYRLAVPLVTDAKVGKNWDEMEGWKGEQ
- the tnpA gene encoding IS200/IS605 family transposase; the protein is MTRAVVFTPQAGLGELLRESLASRGVEATVLSEIPVEATPAEEAPALLVVDGDVAPPEQVLACADAFRQRNADLRVVLLAPEATVPPALAALAPDLTLPKPFYLPDFLAAVAGWFGEAAPLPAAPPARALPPRPPWLSDVAMAAQYLTRLSLETAAQAAALVTTDGQLWAYAGELPQPAAEELARLAAHYWEAGEGVDFVRFLRLEAVQQDYLLYATGVTADLVLAMLFDVRVPFSRIRAQAGHLAEALTRDRPPGETETPASSEAPPARPLEPLPLPEDALPLPDEPLVAAPPAESTVVPAAESAPAEAVGGDLPPEAYEPLFDEVPPPEPPTPPPPAAPPAPQDAVAPVTPGVEVAEAPLPAASSPLQPQPSDPPEATLPAALPIHAAVAYACVLIPRFPQHHLAGDLARDLSQWLPQIATAMGWRLVHLAVRADHLQWIAQTPPETSPAEVLRTVRRETSRRIFATYPRLAELNISGDFWAPGYLLLSQNRPIPADTIAAFIAAARRHQGLTP
- a CDS encoding AI-2E family transporter, translating into MSPANSSAPQPPSAPEPAPAASPAPTQPSPAPTSPPWSPATKIVVGVSVFAALAALLIAFRDFIGPLVLALMLAYLMHPLAAMLARWTRVSWRTAVAVVYLFLAAVVLALLAAGGFALVQQAEGLYGVVQDFLLTDLPHWLQYLSTHAYTFGPWVLDFRQYDFNALNQQLLTSVQPLIGQLGTLVSRLAASTLQVLGWLAFIWLTSYFLLAESGRVSSNLVTIRIPGYQHDLERMGKELGRIWNAFLRGQLTVAVIAMVWAWVWLTVVGAPMTLVLASLAAIARFVPYVGPFVLYTITALVILFQPSAAWGLQPWQMALVTVGGMFVGDNIIDNFVTPRILGEALGVHPAAVLVTALVGAKLFGVLGLLFAAPTLASLRLFGHYIMRKMFDQDPWADWHTVPPYSLTGGLVGWLRRLYRRLRRARS
- a CDS encoding AI-2E family transporter, which translates into the protein MPAFGHRQSTTPRSRPRWSAHTKWTVSMVLLAFAVYLLFRFSEVIPPLVLAVVLAYVISPLVRWLEQRTPLGRGWATALVYLLLLGVVAALLAVGVPLLASQATALNAKLEALVTLATQALNRPLSFFGHTVDGTTLIAQMQGAWQSMAQVVLGQGLNVAVGVLATLGWSGFILVISFYLVKDAAQLRAYMESLVPQPYLADYIRLREEIGAVWSAFFRGQVTLALVVTVIITTLALIIGLPGALPMGLLAGLLEFLPSIGHGIWLTIAATLAFFFGSTWWPMPHWAFALLVAALHVLFDQLDTNYLIPRIIGRRVRLHPLVVILGIVAGAVIGGVLGIALAAPTIASLRVLGRYVYANLIDADPFPGQVSEPLPAPDPHWWQKTPVLRRLNWRVRRNRRPVRRR